The DNA region gatggggtgtctctccccctttcatcctcctgcattaacactgcccccagtcccctgtctgaggcgtcggtgaacaccataaagggcttgtcaaagtctgggtttgccagaactgggccactgaccagagcctccttcagcacccagaaagcctcctggcactgctcggtccagaccaccttgtctggcttccccttcttgcatagctcagtgatgggggcagCTATGGCACTAAAGCGGGACACAAaccttcggtagtatcctgccatcccaataaagccttggacctgctttttggtgtggggagcgggccagtctctgatcacctccaccttagcTGGTTCAGGCTTTAggtggccgctccccacccgatggcccaggtaagatacttcagccatccccaccttgcacttctccgcttttacagtcagcccagccccctggagtcggtccagctcttctctaacctgggacacgtggtcctcccaggtctggctaaagacacagatgtcatcaatatacgccacagcaaaactctccctccccctcagtagctggtccaccaggcgctggaaggtggccggtgcTCCCTTGAGgctgaaaggcagggtcaggaactcaatGAGCCCCAGacgggtgataaaggccgatttcagccagGCATCTACATCCAatggcacttgccagtagccctttgtaaggtggTGGTAAGGTATcaagctcctcccagcttgtctaggagctcatcaggcctgggcatggggtaggcatccgatacagtgatggcattgagctttcgatagtccacacagaactggatcaacccgtcctttttggggaccagcaccaccagcaaggcccaagggctggcagatggctggatcacccccaaagccagcatgtccctgacctctctttccaggtcctgagcagttttccctgtgactcggaagggggagcatcttactggcgggtgcgaccctgtctgcacccggtggacagtcagattagtgcatccaggctggttggaaaacagctgtcagtagggatgcagcacccccctgacctcagcttgctgggcaggggttagctaatccgagaggggaattgtttccaagGGGAGCCAGCCCCAGTCTCAGGGAATATATTTAccaaagggtcatctccctgctcctcccaatgtccacacacggccaacaccacattccccctggcataatatggcttcatcatattcacatggtacacccggcggtggtgtgcccggttcgacagctccaccacgtAGTTTACCTCagtgagctgcttgacaaccttgaaagggccctcccaggcggcctgtagtttgttctttctcacgggggtgagaaccatcacctgatccccggtggcgtaggcacgggcccgcgccgtgtggtcataccagaccttctgcttcctctgggctctggccagattctccctggccaggcccatgagttcagccagtctttctcggaagatcaggacatactccaccactgactctccattgggagtggccttcccctcccactcgtctctcatcaggtccagggggcccctcaccctccttctatataacagttcgaaaggcgaaaatccggtagactcctggggcacctccctgtacgcgaacagcaggtaaggtaagtacttgtcccagtcctgcgggtgctggttcataaaggttttcagcatcatcttcagcgtcccattgaacctctccaccagcccattggactgggggtgataagctgaggcccagttgtgccagaccccacatttctcccacaagcactggagcagggccgacatgaagttggatccttgatctgtcaagacttccttggggaaccccacgcaactgaaaatggtcaggagcgcatctgccacggtgtctgcctcaatggaagctaagggcactgcctcggggtagcgggtggcaaaatctaccaccaccagaatgcatttcttccccgaccgggtcatCTTGCTGAGAGGttccacgatgtccatggccaccttctggaaaggttcctctatgatgggcaaagctctcaaagccgctttccccttgtcccgggccttccccaccctctgacaggggtcacaggatcggcaatactgccagACCGTGGTAACGACcccaggccagtaaaagttctgtagcaacctctgccgggtgcgccggattccctggtgccctgcgagggggatgtcatgggccaggtacaggagtttgtggcgatacttctgggggatcaccagctgcctcctgatcccacaggactccacttcccctgggggagcccattctcggtacaggaaccccttctcccacaggagccTCTCCTGGCAACCCCTCCTCATGGTCCCTACCACACTGAGGtcagccaggtccctgagcttccgcaaggaggggtctttcctcaactcggcctggaactcagcggctggggcagggatggggaccGGCTCCCTCTCACTGGCCGtgtctgaggccacagcctctctgagccgtgcccctcggcgctccctccccaccagggtagggtcctgcgcctctggtgtggtaccctccccaaggtcagggtgcagtgcccctcgccggctctggctatgggtcacaaccagggcggtctgggggttgcttggccagtcctctaggttccccccatcaaaacctcagtgggcaaatggtggagCACCCCCAcgtccttggggccctccttggcccccccatttcaggtgtacccttgtcACAAAcaccttgaatggggtcccgcccacccccatcagggtcaggtaggtgttgggcaccacccgatctgggccaccacctcgggccggacCAGCGTCACCTCCgtgcccgtatcccagtatccattgaccttcctcccatcactcagaggggaacaaggcactctctccggagggacaaccccgcgcccaccctgtaaaccgagcaccctgaatccagagcctccagcccccTGGCGGAGCTGGCCagctcctgagcaggtggtaaactggcagcccccccttgcctgggccatctgcccctcgtccagctgggtccctacccagttaaccctgggtgggttgggtctgctcagcctgtccctgagcctggggcactgggttcgtacgtggcctctctggccacagtgatagcagctcaggtcacgttggtcccctcgagcgggtcggagggtcCCGACACCAGGcattccccttgggagggggttctccatatttccccgctgggaggtcccAGGGTGGctctctctctgcatcgtggggggcctgttcttttgggactcctcccggctaccccctgaccgactgttcacaaactcgtcggccagctgccttGCGCGctgggggttctctagctttttgtccaccaaccacagcctcaggtaggaagggcactgttcatacagatGCTCCAGTatgattaggtcaagcaggtcctctttagcttgggccccagctgtccacttgcgggcatatccctgcattcggttgaccagttgtaggtagttgacctcaggcgttttacgctgactctgGAACCTtttccggtacatctcgggggacAGCCCAAACTCacagagcagggcctgtttgaacagttcgtagtcccctgcctccacccctgtcaattggctgtacacctccacggctttggggtccagtaagggggtgagaaaccggagcctgtctgcagggtcaaccctgtgcatctcgcaggcattctcaaaggccgtcaggaagctatctatgtcctccccctccttacgctgggccaggaagcacttatcaaagctccttgcagtcttgggtcccccctcactcaccgcagccggggccccactgctcctcagcctggccagctccagttcatgctgatgttgcctctccttctcctcccactcatgctgatgctgcttttcatgatcctccagctccctcattttcatctccctctctcaTTCTAGCTGCctctgctccagggatggggagctccgccagGAGGATCCCCCGCTGGCTGCCTAGGTCAGGGTTggccctcggtattcgctgggcttcccccaaccccttccccaggcatagttaggaagggtctcgggatgtcctaggcagcagtctgacccctcccagcccggtcaggccccagggcccacactGTATCCACCGGGCGGCTTCCTTCAGAGGCAGAGATCGGGTCATCCAagtgatccctctcctccaactgggcaatcagctgttccttggtggacctcccaatgcgcagccccctctgcctgcacagctccaccaggtctctcttaaggcgtttagcgtacatctccctgctggctactcgcaggcctgggcagctttccacggtttccaggaagaggtgttacctcccccaaccccctcctgactcaggtgacaggctctcaggtctcctatccccagtgaaactcccctgccacattcccaggtcaacactcctcgctccctgctgcatcacatctcCAGCCCCCACAAGGGATCTCTGCCAAGCCATCCAGCTCCCATGGAACTAACAGGCATTTCACCTTGTAACCATTGTTCCTTGGCCTCCTGCTCAGCATCTCTGGCTTCCAGCTGTGTGATTTTGTTGCTCAGAGCAGTGATGTTGTTCTGCAGGTTATGCTGAGCcggaaaaggagggagagagaggaaaaggaatCATTATCACTGAGTGTGCAAGCAACACAGAAAGCCCTTACCCACGTGTGAAACTGATCGTTTCTGGCCACTGTGCCCTTTAAGATTTAAGAACTCATCCCCTCACGTGtcgttttcctgctttttcaactcccagctgttttctcaactttgaatgaactagtcattgaactgaaccaGGGGCATAAACTgaacagaagaaaatattttctctgcatgTCCAGAAATGACTACTAATGTCAACAGCTGGTTCAGCATTTCAACCatctctggttccaggtgcttagccagtgacttccaccagttcagtggatGGCTTTCTTTAAAACCTGGCAGAAAACATACACTGTCCCCAACCCCACGTCCCCACAGATACGGAGAATTCAATGAAATGATGTTGGTCACAAAAGGCCACACAAGCCGCTTGATGCCCCCAGGGTCTATGCAGCAGCCTTTCACCCCTGCAAGGCAGGGTTCAAATTCCCCAGCAGGGAGCAAGTGACGTGAGCTGCTGGACcggtgcccctggccccagcccaccccacagaGCAACAGGACAAAGTCCTTGATTAGGAAACAGTCATGAGTGGACCAATGGGGGTGATGCATGTCACTGtgtgggggcccagggccggaACAGCTGTGGGGGGAGTCAGAGGCATAGCACCGGTGGCAGAGCCTGTGAAAGAAACTTTGTGTGCTGTGcctggggagaggcggggggaTGGGTTAGACAAGCACATTCACtaccccagcagcagcctggaaaggTCCCTAGGCTGTGAACTTCCCAGGGCAGGGCCCAGCACCTTTGCACAGCCCCCAGCACTGTGCCACCCTGACCCtggactggggctcctgggcactatTCAAAGCACCCACCGTCAGGCTCCTGCAGGAGTCCCAGCGCCCACGCGTCTCCCAGAGGGTCTGATTGGCGCCAGCCAGCTCCGACCGCAGCGCCGTGACCTCTGCCCTCGCCCCGTCCCGCTGCTTTTCCAGGGCCCCCTTGTCCTCCTCCAGGCTGGCGAGTTTCTCATCCAGATCTGAGGTCTTCAGCTGCTCCTGGCACTTGACCACACAGCAAGTGAGAGTGATTAATATGGCAGCTAATATGACGACGGAGGCACCTACCAGGCAGACGCAAAGTTTCTTACGCTTGGTGCCCATGTGTTCAGTCCCTAGACAGATGGGCCTGGGCACGACCCCCATCAGCTCTCGCTCCAGAGACTCAGATGGGTGGAGGTTGAGCGACAAATGTTCCCCGCAGTTTATTCCTCTCCTGCCGCTGTGTCTCTGGATGCAGCTGCTGCCCTTGTGCCAACCCCACTGAGCCGACAGCCCAGTCGCTGCTCCCTGCAAAAGGGTTTCTCTGGCCCCCTAGTGTTCAGTGCTGTGCTCCTCCTTAGTGGGAGGTGCAGCTCCAGATTccccaggctggggaggaaggactCCCCCTAGAATGGGGCTTTCTAGAAAATCACATGGTCTCCTGTTAAAGGGCGCTAGGGAGCACTGAGGTCAGCGTCATTTGGCTGAAGACCCAGTTCCCCGTCCGTTGTTCTGATGGCCCTGTAGCCGGGTGCTGCAGAAGCCGGTCAGGGCTGTGGGCTAGCACTGTGGTTAGCCCtgggggagacctgggtttgattcctggtCTCACTTCTTCCCCCAGTTGCCACCAGGGGGGCATGCTGCAGAAGCTGGTCATGGTGGCTAGCGCTCTGGGCTACCACACAGGGCAGCTGGCTCTGATTCTACCCCAGACTCCGGGGCTGGGATTTGTGCCTCCTGCACACGGTGAGGCCCCTGGGCTGCTCTGTGACCTGGCTGGATCCTTCCCCTGCGTTGGCAGAGCCCAGCAGCCCACACAGCCCAGGGGTTTGGCACCGGGTTCCATGCACACTGTGCCATGCCCCTAGGCTGGTGGCGGAGTGGACACCCTTTGCCCTGCTGTGGTCTGTGCCCCATTCTGTGAGGGGCGGGCAGCAGGGACAGAGAGGagccctgcccagggcagcatgCGGGTGTCTGGGACGTGCTGTGTGGGTGAGAAGCCCTGAGGTGCTGCAGGGgggtctgtgtgctgagctccCCCGGGAGAAAAGAGATGCAGAcagaacaggagctgctggggtAGGTGATGCAGTGCCCTGCTGGGAACCGTGCCAGTCCAAGCTGGTGCCACACAGGCCCCTGGAACCAGCACCCTGGGGTCTCTGTGTCTGGGACTTCCGGGGCTGCTGGGGTTTCTTTTGAGCCACATTGTATTCTATTCTCATCCTCCTGCGTGATGCTGATGACAATAATGGGACATTATCAATTAATAACACGCTGCCCACTCAAGATGGTCACCAGCTGGGATAAATTCAACCCCCAATTCAAAGGAGGGGGGCAGTTGAGGATCATCCCCGCTTTCCTTGtgggggggaactgaggcacagagaggctgtgaCCATCAGCCACAGCCCACTGCAAACACACATTTCTTGCCCCAGGATGGGGAAGTGGTTCCCCTTCCCATCAGCCCCAAAACCCCCAATCCACATCTACTGGAAGTGGCCAGGGCTCATCAGTTTTAGTTTCCGTCCTGCtcacctttccccctcccccgcccttgtTAGGTTTCGTTTCTCTGCAGAAGCTGCTTGCCAGGGGGGCGGAGAGGAGAGAGCCCGAGCGATGGGGAGGGACTGGTGGACTTGGAGCCCGGTGCTGGTTGGCTCTTTTGTTAGTTACagaaagttttctttctttctttcttaaacacaacgccccccctcaaaaaaaaccctccccaaTATTCCCAGGTTCCCCCACAGCTAAACACAATAACCTCAGGccattcctcctcccctgctgagccagccCTCTCTTtagacccctccccccaaaacccaaaccagcccccctgctccagcctgctcAGATccatgggcaggggctgggctccaGCTCGGGGGAGTGGATGAGGAAGAAATGCTGGGTCCAGACCCGCTAGAACTGCCCCTGGTTCTGGAGCGCCCGGCATGTGGCTGCTATGTGGCAGAGAACCCCACAGGCCAACCTGCCTGCTGGCGGTGTTGgcctggcaggagctgggggcgGCCAGGATGTTTGGTAGATAATGGACTTTGCATTGATGATTATTATCATGTACAGCCCCTAGCGCAGTGGGGTCCAGGCCCATTGCTGGGGCTCTTTGGCTCCACCACTAGACAACTAATAACAGTACTGCCACAGGGTGTCTCCCCCTTTCAGGGGAAGGGGCTGACTGATTGTTCaacttctccccccccgccccccccgggagAGGGCAGGCATGGGAGCTGGACCTAAGAAGGGGTTAATGGGAGCACCTGAGCCTTGTCAGATCTACTCTGCTACACCTGGGGGTGTCCGGCAGGGTGGAGCTGGCCGGAGGAAGCTCAGGGGTGCTGGGGCAGTTGGTACATTAGGGCTTGGCTCTTGCTcagggcagctggctggggctgcaggaggccaGGCAGCCCCTGTACAGCGACCTGGCCTTGGCTGCATGAGGGGCGGGTCTCTGTCCTGGGTCTGAGAGGAGCAGAGGATGCAATAAGAAGCTGGAGTGAGTTCAGTCTTCAACCTATGGGGATTCACTGCCTCTTGGAGTCAGTGCTGGCCCCTCTGAGCTGGTGCGAGGGTCCCAGCCCGAGGCACGGCAGAGCCGGCTGTGGTACGTTTTGTGTTCAAACCTGGACAGCGGAATCTGGTGTCCCGGAAGGGGTGAGACTGTGGCTAGGACGTGGCACGGGCCCAAGTGACTAGAAGAACCAGATCAGCCCTGGGTTGAAGGGCTCTGAAGGAGGTGACTGAGGGGAAGGTCTGGCTATGCTGTGCCCAGCCACACTGGTGAGTCTCCGTTGGGGAATCTCTCTCTGCAAGTACCTAGAGGCCTgctgtattaatttaaatggaataaaGGGTCCCCAAAAGTCCAAGGTGTTCCCCTAAGCCTGTCACTGTCCAGCATGAAACAGTGTTAACGAAGGTCCAGGGTTTggtatacacaaaaagaaaaggaggacttatggcaccttagagactaaccaatttatttgagcataagctttcgtgagctacagctcacttcatcggatgctgagctgtagctcacgaaagcttatgctcaaataaattggttagtctccaaggtgccacaagtcctccttttctttttgcgaatacagactaacacggctgttactctgaaacctgtcattatgcaaggtttGGAATACAGTGTCCCTAGCCCACTTAGTACCCTggcaaacaaactaaaaaactCATGCTGAGGCTTAGAGGTTAATTGGTTAGtagaaaacaggagagaaaaggagTTATAAAGCACAGCGAAACTGAACGATATGAAACAAACTTAACCCAAACCTGTCCAAGTCCCTTCAAGAAAACAGGATATTGGTTAGAATCCCTTATTTTGCTGGACAACCTTTCCTGGGGGGAAAGAACAGGCCAGTTCTGTTGCTCAGCTTAGCGATGTGAGGAATAGTTAACTTCCTGCCtttgacagacagacaggggcaGAAGAGACAGAACCGTAAAGAGGGGGAAATGCAGCTTTTGTTGATGTTCTCAGGACTCCGGGCGACTGGTCCATCACGGGTGTATTCTCTAGGCTGGCAGGCTGGCCTCAATAGCAGGTGCCCTGAGCTCAGGCTTTTCTCCTGGTCGGGGATGCCATCGGGTGGGTCTGGTCCTGCTCCTTTA from Eretmochelys imbricata isolate rEreImb1 chromosome 25, rEreImb1.hap1, whole genome shotgun sequence includes:
- the LOC144280207 gene encoding uncharacterized protein LOC144280207, with translation MGVVPRPICLGTEHMGTKRKKLCVCLVGASVVILAAILITLTCCVVKCQEQLKTSDLDEKLASLEEDKGALEKQRDGARAEVTALRSELAGANQTLWETRGRWDSCRSLTHNLQNNITALSNKITQLEARDAEQEAKEQWLQDENGRLRKQLSSQSQQLQDSQRQLQDSQQEFQQQRDQLEANIRWLNLELQSQRNQHSGGDSLRGHSVSLYLAPLVLSLIGTPLL